One region of Myxococcota bacterium genomic DNA includes:
- a CDS encoding YbjQ family protein, whose translation MTTTAFELPGYRVGRTLGLVRGITVRSRSIFGTIGGSLQTLVGGNITLFTSLCERTRAEAFEMMLQHATQMGANAVIGVRYDATEVMQGVTEVLCYGTAVVAEPVR comes from the coding sequence ATGACCACGACCGCCTTCGAGCTGCCGGGCTACCGGGTAGGCCGGACGCTCGGCCTGGTGCGCGGCATCACCGTCCGCTCGCGCTCGATCTTCGGCACGATCGGCGGCTCGCTGCAGACGCTGGTAGGCGGGAACATCACCCTGTTCACGTCGCTGTGCGAGCGCACGCGCGCGGAGGCGTTCGAGATGATGCTCCAGCACGCGACTCAGATGGGCGCGAACGCGGTGATCGGCGTGCGCTACGACGCGACCGAGGTCATGCAGGGCGTGACCGAGGTGCTGTGCTACGGCACGGCCGTGGTGGCCGAGCCGGTGCGCTGA